The following are encoded in a window of Campylobacter concisus ATCC 51562 genomic DNA:
- a CDS encoding PepSY domain-containing protein, whose protein sequence is MKKVLGAAVLAAVLGATGLQAAITSKDALNIAEKNFPGSSVKDIEIDVKNGVTFYKIESFKDGVKQDIKIDANSGQIVKMENKNKKHILPIEVVDFSKFALSIDEAVAKAQALEAGWSLDEAELDNKNGAWIYKVELKRDRSEKKVIINAQTGEIMGNYTK, encoded by the coding sequence ATGAAAAAAGTATTAGGTGCAGCAGTTTTAGCAGCAGTTTTGGGAGCGACAGGTTTGCAAGCAGCTATCACATCAAAAGATGCTTTAAATATAGCTGAGAAAAACTTCCCAGGCTCAAGCGTCAAAGATATAGAGATAGACGTCAAAAATGGCGTGACATTTTATAAGATAGAGTCTTTTAAAGACGGTGTCAAACAAGATATCAAGATCGATGCCAATAGCGGTCAGATCGTTAAAATGGAGAATAAAAATAAAAAACATATCTTGCCGATCGAAGTGGTAGATTTTTCGAAATTTGCTCTTAGCATCGACGAAGCTGTGGCTAAAGCTCAAGCGCTCGAGGCTGGCTGGAGCCTTGATGAGGCAGAGCTTGATAATAAAAATGGTGCTTGGATATACAAAGTAGAGCTTAAGCGCGACAGGAGCGAGAAAAAAGTGATCATAAACGCTCAAACAGGCGAGATAATGGGCAACTATACAAAGTGA
- the mnmA gene encoding tRNA 2-thiouridine(34) synthase MnmA has product MKVMVAMSGGVDSTMTAKFLQEAGHEVQGCYMMLHQKPGYHEENIRKVKKVGEYLGIKVHILDLQDKFNEFVYDPFVKLYKEGKTPNPCALCNKFIKLGALLDFAKANGCEKLATGHYVQVIDGFITCAKDPSKDQSYFLAQVPKEILKDVIFPLGDKFKKDIKELARSVKVLEEFATQAESSEICFVEDTYIEVLNKHYNTNLPGNVVDKDGKIIGRHQGYMHYTIGKRRGFEVFGAHEPHFVIKINADKNEIVVGTKDDLAQKVVELENVNLFIDKDKFDCETKIRYRSPKLDAFVEVDKENKTAKLTLNQNALGVAQGQLCVMYDGDKVIASGFIKG; this is encoded by the coding sequence ATGAAAGTAATGGTCGCAATGAGCGGTGGTGTAGATAGCACTATGACGGCTAAATTTCTGCAAGAAGCTGGTCATGAAGTGCAAGGCTGCTATATGATGCTACATCAAAAGCCAGGATATCATGAAGAAAATATCAGAAAAGTGAAAAAAGTAGGCGAGTATCTTGGCATAAAGGTGCATATTTTGGATCTGCAGGATAAATTTAATGAGTTTGTCTATGATCCTTTTGTGAAGCTCTATAAAGAAGGCAAGACGCCAAATCCTTGTGCTTTGTGCAATAAATTTATAAAGCTTGGTGCGCTACTTGATTTTGCAAAGGCAAATGGCTGTGAGAAGCTTGCTACTGGGCATTATGTGCAAGTTATTGATGGATTTATCACATGTGCAAAAGATCCTAGCAAGGATCAAAGCTACTTTTTAGCCCAAGTGCCAAAAGAGATATTAAAAGATGTTATTTTCCCGCTTGGGGATAAATTTAAAAAAGATATAAAAGAGCTTGCAAGAAGTGTAAAAGTGCTTGAAGAATTTGCTACGCAGGCAGAAAGTAGTGAAATTTGCTTTGTGGAAGATACCTATATCGAAGTTTTAAATAAGCATTACAATACAAATTTGCCAGGAAACGTAGTTGATAAAGATGGCAAAATAATCGGCCGCCACCAAGGCTATATGCACTATACTATCGGTAAACGCCGTGGTTTTGAGGTTTTCGGCGCCCATGAGCCACATTTTGTTATAAAGATAAATGCCGATAAAAATGAGATCGTTGTGGGAACAAAAGATGACCTGGCTCAAAAAGTAGTCGAGCTTGAAAACGTAAATTTGTTTATAGATAAAGATAAATTTGATTGCGAAACCAAGATAAGATATAGAAGCCCTAAACTTGATGCTTTTGTTGAGGTTGATAAAGAGAATAAAACAGCAAAACTAACGCTAAATCAAAATGCACTTGGTGTGGCACAAGGCCAGCTTTGTGTTATGTATGATGGCGATAAGGTTATTGCAAGTGGATTTATAAAAGGCTAG
- a CDS encoding TIGR00730 family Rossman fold protein has product MNNDLVSDLLNFPNVLKYKNKNVTFFGSARFDEENFYCKKAYELAYKLNELGYAILTGGGDGIMRAANKGAFDSAKSPSIALNVRLPFEQNTNPYVTAKYLFSNLSPRKFALTDRSVAFVVFPGGFGTLDELFEILVLAQVGSKKVKIFLFGSEFWQGLDEFIKNTLVSQKTIKKEDINLYKITDDLKLIVDEILAI; this is encoded by the coding sequence ATGAATAATGATTTAGTTAGCGATCTTTTAAATTTTCCAAACGTCTTAAAATATAAAAATAAAAATGTTACCTTCTTTGGCTCGGCTAGATTTGATGAAGAAAATTTCTACTGCAAAAAGGCTTATGAGCTAGCTTATAAGCTAAACGAGCTAGGATATGCTATCTTAACCGGAGGCGGGGACGGCATAATGAGAGCCGCAAACAAGGGCGCGTTTGATAGTGCAAAATCGCCAAGTATAGCCCTGAATGTGAGACTTCCGTTTGAACAAAATACAAATCCTTACGTCACAGCAAAATATCTCTTTTCAAATTTAAGCCCAAGAAAATTTGCACTTACCGATCGTTCAGTCGCATTTGTCGTCTTTCCGGGTGGCTTTGGCACTCTTGATGAACTTTTTGAAATTTTAGTACTTGCACAAGTTGGTAGTAAAAAAGTAAAAATTTTTCTTTTTGGGAGTGAATTTTGGCAAGGGCTTGATGAATTTATAAAAAATACGCTAGTTAGCCAAAAAACAATAAAAAAAGAAGATATAAATTTATACAAAATCACCGATGATTTAAAGCTTATTGTAGATGAAATTTTGGCTATTTAA